One window of Paenibacillus sp. FSL K6-3182 genomic DNA carries:
- a CDS encoding 2Fe-2S iron-sulfur cluster-binding protein has translation MDGVVTFWPSGKSIKVKPGTTLLDAARRANIPIRTRCGGKAACFMCKVTVRPGSQLQPIGDVERNKLSGLDGNHERLSCQARVAGKVDVEIPLDPLRAAVVRQLARQAEENDDLW, from the coding sequence ATGGATGGAGTAGTTACTTTTTGGCCATCGGGCAAGAGCATTAAGGTGAAGCCGGGCACAACGCTGTTAGACGCTGCTAGACGTGCGAATATACCGATTCGCACACGTTGCGGGGGCAAAGCTGCTTGCTTCATGTGCAAGGTCACTGTGAGGCCGGGAAGCCAGCTGCAGCCGATTGGTGATGTGGAGAGAAACAAACTGTCTGGATTAGACGGAAATCATGAACGTTTATCATGCCAAGCTAGAGTAGCTGGAAAAGTGGATGTGGAAATTCCTTTAGATCCGCTGCGAGCGGCAGTTGTAAGGCAGCTCGCAAGGCAAGCAGAGGAAAACGATGATTTATGGTAG
- a CDS encoding DUF2768 family protein, with protein sequence MDAMTKMWVSLFGIGMMAIAALLITFARLKTKGAVKFILSLIAFIVLIIGFVCGLISII encoded by the coding sequence ATGGATGCTATGACAAAAATGTGGGTTTCGCTATTCGGCATTGGAATGATGGCGATTGCGGCCCTTTTAATTACGTTTGCTCGTTTGAAAACGAAAGGCGCAGTGAAATTTATTCTTTCGTTAATTGCATTTATTGTTCTAATTATTGGTTTTGTATGCGGACTTATATCCATTATTTAG
- the cmk gene encoding (d)CMP kinase, translating into MNIAIDGPAGAGKSTVARKVAEQLGYVYIDTGSMYRAVTLSAQRAEVKVDQTAKLAELVKALEIELEPGEHGQSVFVNGENVTALIRSREVTLQVSHIAANETVREVLGDLQRKLAERKGVVMDGRDIGSHVLPNAELKIFLTASVKERALRRYREIVDTQTISLAQLEAEIAERDRLDEQRDISPLICAEDAIVLDSTAMTIDEVIHAIVKLSRTKLAEAK; encoded by the coding sequence ATGAACATTGCAATTGACGGGCCGGCAGGCGCGGGCAAGAGCACGGTTGCACGGAAAGTCGCCGAGCAGCTTGGCTATGTGTATATCGATACAGGCTCTATGTATCGCGCAGTAACACTAAGCGCCCAGCGAGCAGAAGTAAAGGTGGACCAGACAGCCAAACTTGCTGAACTAGTAAAAGCATTAGAGATTGAGCTTGAACCTGGTGAACATGGCCAGTCGGTATTTGTGAATGGTGAAAATGTAACCGCATTGATTCGCTCGCGCGAAGTGACGCTTCAAGTGTCTCATATTGCTGCGAATGAAACGGTACGTGAAGTTCTTGGCGACTTGCAGCGCAAGCTTGCAGAGCGTAAAGGCGTTGTAATGGATGGCCGTGATATTGGTTCACATGTGCTGCCAAATGCGGAACTGAAAATTTTTCTGACTGCATCCGTTAAGGAACGGGCACTTCGCCGTTACCGTGAAATAGTGGACACTCAAACCATTTCGCTTGCCCAATTGGAAGCGGAGATCGCAGAACGTGATCGTTTGGACGAGCAACGTGACATCTCACCGCTCATATGTGCGGAGGATGCTATTGTACTCGACAGCACCGCCATGACAATTGATGAAGTAATTCATGCAATTGTGAAATTAAGCCGAACCAAATTGGCGGAGGCGAAGTAA
- the ypeB gene encoding germination protein YpeB, whose translation MYRRLSSILFPIMTVLFIGAAYWGYQEQQEKNAVLIKAENQYQRAFHDLTNHVEQLHQQLGNTLAVNSTSQAFHRKGLVNVWRLTSQAQNEINQLPVSMLPFNEAEDFLSRIANFAYKTSVRDLTKQPLSPDEFKTLKTLYTNSQEISKDLSKMQKDVLNNRLRWMDAEIAAAKNASDPNIIIDGFRSVEKKVSEYPEINWGPSVSSMYQKRTIKMLGGNMVTAEEIKKEAAKFTDVPNADIRVVENAKGTEYASFSATVKEGKDSTLQMDFTEKGGQLLYFLNSRDIGEAKVTFEEAKASADSFLKKHGFKNMKAISYDKYENTGAFTYVGTQNGVLIYPDKLTLKVALDKGQTVGLQANDYVYQHHTRKIPSPTITKGEARKALNPEMKVQTEQMAIIFNDLGKEALCYEYTGNMNGSIYRVYINAETGTEESIEEMSHADSKAASDK comes from the coding sequence ATGTACCGTCGACTCAGTTCAATTCTATTTCCCATTATGACCGTGCTGTTTATCGGCGCTGCCTACTGGGGTTATCAAGAGCAACAAGAGAAAAACGCAGTTTTGATAAAGGCAGAAAATCAATATCAACGAGCGTTCCACGATTTGACTAACCATGTTGAGCAGCTGCATCAGCAATTAGGCAACACGCTAGCTGTTAACTCCACCTCACAAGCCTTTCATCGCAAAGGGCTTGTCAATGTATGGCGTTTAACGAGCCAAGCGCAAAATGAGATCAACCAGCTTCCTGTATCGATGCTTCCTTTCAATGAAGCAGAAGACTTCCTGTCGCGCATTGCAAACTTTGCATACAAGACATCTGTTCGCGACTTGACGAAGCAGCCGCTTTCGCCTGATGAATTCAAGACGCTTAAGACGCTCTATACAAATTCACAGGAAATATCGAAGGATTTGTCAAAGATGCAGAAGGATGTGTTGAACAACCGTCTGCGCTGGATGGACGCTGAAATCGCAGCTGCCAAAAACGCAAGTGACCCCAACATTATCATTGATGGCTTTAGATCGGTAGAAAAGAAGGTAAGTGAATATCCAGAAATCAATTGGGGCCCTTCCGTTAGCAGCATGTATCAGAAGCGTACGATTAAAATGCTTGGCGGAAACATGGTGACCGCTGAAGAAATTAAAAAAGAAGCGGCTAAGTTTACTGATGTTCCTAATGCTGACATCCGTGTTGTTGAAAATGCGAAGGGAACTGAATATGCTTCGTTCTCAGCAACGGTGAAAGAAGGTAAGGACAGTACGCTTCAAATGGATTTTACGGAAAAAGGCGGCCAGCTTCTCTACTTTTTGAATTCTCGTGATATTGGAGAAGCGAAAGTGACTTTTGAAGAGGCAAAAGCATCGGCTGATTCCTTCTTGAAGAAACACGGATTTAAGAATATGAAAGCTATTAGCTACGACAAGTATGAAAATACAGGTGCATTTACTTATGTAGGCACGCAGAACGGGGTACTTATTTACCCTGATAAATTGACCTTGAAGGTTGCTCTTGATAAAGGGCAGACCGTAGGCTTGCAAGCTAATGATTATGTGTATCAACATCACACTCGCAAGATACCTAGTCCAACGATTACAAAAGGTGAGGCAAGGAAGGCGCTAAATCCGGAGATGAAGGTGCAAACAGAGCAAATGGCGATCATCTTCAACGATTTAGGCAAAGAGGCTCTTTGCTATGAGTATACGGGTAATATGAACGGTTCGATTTATCGCGTATATATCAATGCAGAAACCGGAACGGAAGAATCGATTGAGGAAATGTCTCACGCAGATTCTAAGGCAGCTTCTGACAAATAA
- a CDS encoding stage VI sporulation protein F: protein MARDFSKDILNSINKKTGKGISESSVKKLASGVTAQTMTDEAELRKLIKQVSEVAKVKVTESTINDIVRAVKASGMSASNMEAIMKMMIKK, encoded by the coding sequence ATGGCGAGGGATTTCTCCAAGGACATTCTTAATTCGATCAATAAAAAGACGGGCAAAGGAATTTCCGAGAGCTCAGTCAAAAAGCTTGCCAGCGGAGTTACAGCACAGACGATGACTGACGAAGCTGAGCTTCGCAAGCTGATTAAGCAAGTGTCGGAAGTGGCTAAGGTCAAGGTTACGGAATCTACGATTAATGATATCGTAAGAGCTGTCAAAGCCAGCGGCATGAGCGCCAGCAATATGGAAGCAATCATGAAAATGATGATAAAAAAATAA
- the plsY gene encoding glycerol-3-phosphate 1-O-acyltransferase PlsY, with product MLYGVIAVALSYLLGSISFSIVIAKWVKGIDIRQHGSGNAGATNTLRVLGKGPGLLVFLLDIGKGVAAVFIGRALSENDWIPVLCGLAAIIGHNWPIWFRFKGGKGIATTVGVIATLAFVPALCAGAIAIATIALTRYVSLGSLLFAALTPLFITLFYYSVPLLCASLLICIFAFVRHRSNIVKLFQGTENKLGAKKG from the coding sequence TTGTTATACGGAGTAATCGCGGTTGCTTTAAGCTATTTGTTAGGCTCAATTTCATTTAGCATCGTTATTGCAAAATGGGTGAAAGGTATCGATATACGTCAGCACGGCAGTGGAAACGCTGGTGCTACGAATACACTCAGGGTGCTCGGCAAAGGGCCGGGCTTACTGGTGTTTTTACTCGATATCGGCAAAGGGGTAGCAGCTGTATTTATTGGCCGCGCTCTTAGTGAAAACGACTGGATTCCAGTTTTGTGCGGATTAGCCGCAATCATAGGCCATAACTGGCCGATTTGGTTCCGCTTTAAAGGAGGCAAAGGCATTGCAACGACTGTAGGTGTCATTGCGACCCTTGCTTTCGTGCCTGCACTTTGTGCAGGAGCCATTGCCATTGCGACAATTGCTTTGACCAGATACGTATCGCTTGGCTCATTATTGTTTGCTGCTTTAACGCCATTATTTATTACTTTGTTCTATTATTCGGTTCCTTTACTTTGTGCAAGTCTTCTGATATGTATTTTTGCATTCGTACGCCATCGGTCGAATATTGTAAAGCTGTTTCAAGGAACAGAAAACAAGTTAGGTGCAAAGAAAGGGTAG
- the rpsA gene encoding 30S ribosomal protein S1, with translation MSEETNVQESVAEEVSQDALDNFVSLKKGDSVKGTIVKIEDNQAYVSLGYKYDGVIPVRELSAVQIENAADAVQIGQEVELKVVSIDDEKEKLVLSKRQVDGEKAWDVLEKRFESGEVFEVAVADVVKGGLVADVGVRGFIPASMVERHFVEDFAGYKGRTLRVKIKEIDRENNKVILSQKEVLDAEFESSKKQVIAALEVGQELDGTVQRLTPFGAFVDIGGIDGLVHVSELSWQHVAHPKDVVSEGQTVRVKVLKVDPAAGKISLSLKAAQPGPWDSAGGQFAIGDIVTGTVRRLVPFGAFVEIAPGVEGLVHISQIAHRHIATPNEVLQEGQEVQAKVLDFNPAEKRVSLSIKETEEAPEQPAPSARPDRAPRSPKIEKIDNPNVSLSNESMSYSLAERFGDKLKNLK, from the coding sequence ATGTCAGAAGAAACTAATGTGCAAGAATCCGTGGCGGAAGAAGTAAGCCAAGACGCTTTGGATAATTTCGTGTCTTTGAAAAAAGGCGATTCCGTTAAAGGTACGATCGTCAAAATCGAAGATAACCAAGCTTATGTAAGCCTTGGATATAAATATGACGGTGTTATTCCGGTTCGTGAGCTTTCTGCAGTGCAGATTGAAAACGCAGCGGATGCTGTTCAAATCGGTCAAGAGGTTGAGCTTAAAGTTGTAAGCATCGACGACGAGAAAGAAAAGCTTGTTCTTTCAAAACGTCAAGTTGACGGCGAAAAAGCATGGGATGTTCTTGAAAAACGTTTTGAGAGCGGCGAAGTATTTGAAGTTGCTGTTGCTGACGTTGTAAAAGGCGGCCTTGTTGCTGACGTAGGCGTTCGCGGATTTATTCCGGCATCGATGGTTGAGCGTCATTTCGTTGAAGATTTCGCAGGTTACAAAGGCCGTACGCTTCGCGTTAAGATCAAAGAAATCGATCGTGAGAACAACAAAGTGATCTTGTCTCAAAAAGAAGTACTTGACGCTGAATTCGAATCAAGCAAAAAGCAAGTTATTGCTGCGCTTGAAGTAGGTCAAGAACTTGATGGTACGGTTCAACGTCTTACACCATTCGGCGCTTTTGTTGATATCGGTGGCATTGACGGCCTAGTTCACGTATCCGAGTTGTCATGGCAGCATGTTGCACATCCGAAGGATGTTGTTTCTGAAGGTCAAACGGTACGCGTTAAAGTACTTAAAGTTGATCCAGCTGCTGGAAAAATCAGCCTTAGCTTGAAAGCCGCTCAACCAGGTCCTTGGGATTCTGCTGGTGGTCAATTTGCAATTGGCGATATCGTAACTGGTACTGTTCGCCGCCTAGTTCCATTCGGCGCTTTCGTTGAAATCGCTCCAGGCGTTGAAGGTCTTGTTCACATCTCGCAAATCGCGCACCGTCACATTGCTACACCTAACGAAGTTCTTCAAGAAGGCCAAGAAGTTCAAGCGAAAGTTCTTGACTTTAACCCTGCTGAAAAACGCGTTAGCCTAAGCATCAAAGAAACAGAAGAAGCGCCTGAGCAACCAGCTCCTAGCGCTAGACCTGATCGTGCACCACGTTCACCAAAAATCGAGAAAATCGATAACCCGAATGTAAGCTTGAGCAATGAGAGCATGAGCTACTCACTTGCAGAGCGTTTCGGCGACAAGCTTAAAAACCTTAAATAA
- a CDS encoding flagellar brake domain-containing protein encodes MLPKVNQMLYYQIASSDEEEAAIEYKSRIADEQEDGLLIEVPISEKSGRYKRLFLGDELSVYFVSEDGIKNYFDSHVLGFKEDGVVKLIKIRRPELDRITKVQRRSFLRVSAELEIAVKMSSNIRFVCETDDVGGGGISFICDGKWQIAPEQVLECWLLVPFKNGTIEHAFFRGEVVRVVQLESGRKQAMIKYVSINDSERQKVIRYCFEKQLEYRNR; translated from the coding sequence TTGTTGCCAAAAGTGAACCAAATGCTTTACTATCAGATCGCATCGTCAGACGAAGAGGAAGCAGCGATTGAATACAAGTCCCGTATTGCCGATGAGCAAGAGGACGGCTTACTAATAGAAGTTCCAATCAGCGAGAAATCAGGAAGGTACAAGCGCCTTTTTTTAGGAGATGAGCTTTCTGTTTATTTTGTATCAGAGGATGGCATAAAAAATTATTTCGATTCACATGTCCTTGGATTCAAAGAGGATGGCGTTGTTAAACTCATAAAAATTCGCAGGCCTGAACTAGATCGCATTACTAAAGTTCAAAGACGCAGCTTCTTGCGCGTATCAGCTGAACTCGAGATTGCAGTTAAGATGTCAAGCAACATCCGGTTTGTCTGTGAAACCGATGATGTTGGCGGTGGCGGAATCTCCTTTATTTGTGATGGAAAATGGCAGATCGCACCTGAACAAGTACTAGAGTGCTGGTTGCTAGTTCCATTTAAGAACGGGACTATTGAACATGCTTTTTTCCGTGGGGAAGTCGTACGAGTTGTCCAGCTTGAATCCGGAAGGAAGCAGGCTATGATTAAATATGTGAGCATCAATGATTCAGAGCGGCAAAAGGTTATCAGGTACTGCTTTGAGAAGCAGCTGGAATATCGCAATCGCTGA
- the der gene encoding ribosome biogenesis GTPase Der gives MARPVIAIVGRPNVGKSTIFNRVIGDRLAIVEDKPGVTRDRLYGTGEWNGKPFSIIDTGGIEIDGEDEIMKSVRMQAELAIEEADVIIFMADAKTGLTHADDEVAQMLFRSGKPVVLAVNKVDNHGRMDEVYEFYGLGFGEPIAISGSHGLGIGDLLDAAVALLPDLTDDGYDEDVIRVALIGRPNVGKSSLVNALLGEDRVIVSNVAGTTRDAIDTPFERDGQRYVLIDTAGMRKRGKVYESTEKYSVMRAMKAIERADVVLVLINGEEGIIEQDKHIAGYAHEAGKASIFVVNKWDVIEKDEKTMQNFSQNIRDHFLFMSYAPIVYLSALTKTRLHKLLPVVKHVSEQHAMRIQTHLLNDVVSDAVAINPPPSDKGKRLRINYVTQVAIKPPTIVVFVNDPEIMHFSYERYLENKIRAAFNFEGTPIRIFSRRKSEED, from the coding sequence ATGGCAAGACCCGTTATCGCTATTGTCGGTCGTCCGAATGTGGGGAAATCCACGATTTTTAATCGGGTCATCGGCGACCGTCTAGCAATTGTTGAGGATAAACCGGGCGTCACTCGTGACAGGCTTTATGGCACCGGAGAATGGAATGGAAAACCGTTCAGCATTATTGATACTGGCGGTATTGAAATCGATGGCGAAGATGAAATTATGAAATCTGTGCGTATGCAGGCTGAACTCGCAATTGAAGAAGCAGATGTAATTATCTTTATGGCGGATGCGAAAACAGGCTTGACGCATGCGGATGATGAAGTTGCTCAAATGCTATTCCGTTCGGGCAAGCCCGTTGTGCTTGCAGTTAATAAAGTTGATAATCATGGCCGCATGGATGAAGTTTATGAGTTTTATGGACTTGGCTTTGGTGAACCAATCGCAATTTCCGGCTCGCATGGACTAGGTATCGGTGATTTACTTGATGCTGCTGTCGCTTTGCTTCCTGATCTAACCGATGATGGCTACGATGAGGATGTCATCCGTGTTGCATTAATCGGCCGTCCTAACGTTGGGAAATCATCTCTAGTGAATGCACTGCTTGGCGAAGACCGTGTAATTGTAAGCAATGTAGCGGGTACGACTCGTGACGCCATTGATACACCTTTCGAGCGTGATGGGCAGCGTTATGTGCTCATTGATACAGCCGGCATGCGTAAACGCGGCAAAGTGTATGAATCCACAGAGAAGTACAGCGTAATGCGTGCGATGAAAGCGATTGAACGCGCAGATGTTGTTCTAGTGCTGATTAACGGTGAAGAAGGCATCATCGAGCAGGACAAGCATATTGCTGGTTATGCTCATGAAGCAGGAAAAGCATCGATATTTGTTGTGAACAAGTGGGATGTCATCGAAAAAGATGAGAAGACCATGCAAAACTTCTCGCAAAATATTCGTGATCATTTCTTGTTCATGTCTTATGCACCGATCGTTTATTTATCAGCATTAACCAAAACGCGTTTGCATAAGCTGTTGCCTGTTGTGAAGCATGTTTCTGAACAGCATGCAATGCGCATTCAGACTCATCTTCTTAATGACGTCGTTTCGGATGCAGTAGCGATTAATCCGCCGCCATCCGACAAAGGCAAGCGTCTACGCATCAACTATGTTACGCAAGTAGCGATCAAACCTCCGACGATTGTTGTTTTTGTCAATGATCCGGAAATTATGCATTTCTCGTATGAGCGCTATTTGGAAAATAAAATTCGTGCTGCATTTAATTTTGAAGGGACTCCTATACGCATATTCTCGCGTCGTAAGTCCGAAGAAGATTAG
- the prsW gene encoding glutamic-type intramembrane protease PrsW, which translates to MLLFSVLTAAVAPGVSLLTYLYLRDRYEAEPIHMVARMFVLGILVVVPIMVIQRGLQLWLGDHSLIFAFGESAGVEEFVKWFVLYHVIYNHTEFDEPYDGIVYASAISLGFATLENVLYAIYSPATFGTLLVRALLPVSGHALFGIMMGYYLGKAKFAPKNKTVYFLGISLLLPVLLHGTYDWIMITLRTNWMYFIIPFMIVLWIWGLRKMSHANARSPFRFMVREDEIKL; encoded by the coding sequence ATGCTGTTGTTTTCCGTTTTGACTGCGGCTGTTGCGCCAGGCGTTTCGCTGCTTACTTATTTATATTTGAGAGATCGTTATGAAGCGGAGCCTATCCACATGGTAGCAAGAATGTTTGTGCTAGGCATTCTTGTCGTTGTACCGATCATGGTTATTCAGCGGGGACTTCAGCTTTGGCTTGGCGATCACTCGCTCATATTTGCCTTTGGAGAATCCGCAGGCGTAGAAGAGTTCGTAAAATGGTTCGTACTGTATCATGTCATATACAACCATACCGAATTTGACGAGCCTTATGACGGAATCGTTTATGCATCAGCCATTTCGCTTGGCTTCGCAACCTTAGAAAATGTTTTGTATGCCATTTACTCGCCTGCTACGTTCGGCACGCTTCTTGTGAGGGCGCTGCTTCCCGTTTCTGGCCATGCCTTGTTCGGTATAATGATGGGCTACTATTTAGGGAAAGCGAAGTTTGCTCCAAAAAACAAAACCGTCTATTTCTTAGGCATTTCACTTTTGCTGCCAGTGCTTCTACATGGTACTTACGATTGGATCATGATTACGTTGCGCACAAATTGGATGTATTTTATTATTCCGTTTATGATCGTGCTTTGGATATGGGGCTTGCGCAAAATGAGTCATGCGAATGCACGGTCGCCCTTTCGATTTATGGTCCGTGAAGATGAGATTAAACTGTAG
- a CDS encoding NAD(P)H-dependent glycerol-3-phosphate dehydrogenase, which translates to MTKQDSSTMKNAAVLVAGSWGTALASVLARNGYHVKLWTRSTEQAENINLSHENSKFLPGVQLPELIHATTDLKDALQDAELALFVAPSGAMREVAKQAAPFLSDKTLVVHATKGFETDTLKRMTTVLSEELGRPMEQLVVLSGPSHAEEVILKQPTTVVVASTDLKAAEQAQDALINTHFRVYTNPDVVGVEVAGAIKNIIALGAGLTDGLQFGDNAKAALLTRGLAEISRLGTAMGANPLTFAGLAGVGDLVVTCTSKHSRNWRAGYMLADGTPLDDVLTRMGMVVEGVRTTRAAYSLAKEYDVEMPITFQLYEVLFANKAPRTAVEHLMGRLRTHEIEELG; encoded by the coding sequence ATGACAAAGCAGGATTCATCAACAATGAAAAATGCGGCAGTGCTGGTTGCTGGAAGTTGGGGCACTGCTCTTGCTTCTGTACTCGCGAGAAATGGCTATCATGTAAAGCTATGGACACGCAGTACGGAACAAGCGGAGAACATTAACCTCAGCCATGAGAATAGCAAGTTTTTGCCTGGTGTACAGCTTCCTGAGCTAATCCATGCAACTACGGACTTAAAGGATGCACTGCAGGATGCTGAGCTCGCTTTGTTCGTTGCGCCTTCTGGTGCAATGCGCGAGGTAGCTAAGCAAGCGGCACCGTTTCTATCGGATAAGACACTTGTTGTTCATGCAACAAAGGGCTTTGAAACGGATACTTTGAAGCGGATGACGACTGTACTTTCGGAAGAGCTTGGTCGACCGATGGAACAGCTTGTTGTTTTATCAGGACCAAGCCATGCTGAAGAGGTTATTTTGAAGCAGCCTACTACAGTAGTTGTTGCTTCAACTGATTTGAAAGCAGCTGAGCAAGCCCAGGATGCGCTCATAAATACGCATTTCCGAGTGTATACCAATCCGGATGTCGTTGGTGTGGAAGTGGCTGGAGCCATCAAAAACATTATTGCATTAGGTGCAGGCTTGACGGATGGGCTTCAGTTTGGCGACAATGCCAAGGCTGCTTTATTAACTCGGGGCCTAGCGGAGATCAGCAGGCTTGGAACGGCAATGGGGGCGAATCCGCTCACTTTTGCTGGATTAGCTGGCGTAGGCGATCTTGTCGTTACTTGCACAAGCAAGCACAGTCGAAATTGGCGTGCTGGCTACATGCTTGCAGATGGCACGCCTCTAGATGATGTGCTCACTCGGATGGGAATGGTCGTAGAAGGTGTTCGTACGACGCGTGCGGCTTACAGTTTAGCCAAAGAGTACGATGTTGAGATGCCGATTACGTTTCAGTTATATGAGGTATTGTTCGCGAACAAAGCGCCTAGGACTGCTGTTGAGCATTTGATGGGCAGGCTGCGGACGCATGAGATCGAAGAGTTAGGCTAA
- a CDS encoding lysophospholipid acyltransferase family protein, with protein MSYLIFRFLLRVIYTVLFRLEARGTENIPADGPVVLASNHLSNFDPPTVGVKVKRKVYFMAKEELFKVPVFGPLIRSFGAFPVKRGGVSKDAIKSAITLLKEGNVMGIFPEGSRNNQSGAAKKGAAMIAVRSGAAVVPVAIVGKYRPFSKIIVCYGKPIDLTAIIEESSPDMLEQVTDAIMARIRELAANNR; from the coding sequence ATGTCATATCTTATTTTTAGGTTTCTCCTGCGTGTTATTTACACGGTGTTATTTCGATTAGAAGCTAGAGGAACGGAAAATATTCCAGCCGACGGACCAGTTGTCCTCGCTTCGAATCATTTGAGTAACTTTGATCCGCCTACGGTTGGAGTCAAGGTGAAACGCAAGGTTTATTTTATGGCGAAAGAGGAATTATTTAAAGTTCCCGTATTTGGGCCTCTTATTCGTTCGTTTGGCGCGTTTCCAGTCAAACGCGGCGGTGTGAGCAAGGACGCTATCAAGTCTGCGATCACGTTGCTGAAAGAAGGCAATGTCATGGGTATTTTCCCGGAGGGCTCTCGCAACAATCAATCTGGAGCAGCCAAGAAGGGTGCAGCCATGATTGCTGTTCGCAGCGGCGCAGCAGTCGTTCCTGTTGCCATTGTCGGTAAATATAGACCATTCAGCAAAATAATCGTTTGTTACGGCAAGCCTATTGATCTTACTGCAATTATTGAAGAATCATCGCCTGATATGCTTGAGCAAGTAACAGACGCCATTATGGCTCGCATTCGCGAGTTAGCTGCAAACAATCGTTAA
- a CDS encoding 2Fe-2S iron-sulfur cluster-binding protein: MIELKGRTKTAVVKAEEGLSLLDHALKHEIDWSFSCARGTCARCRCLVTEGMEHLEGITDEEWDRLEPEEFEEGYRLGCQAIVKSADAKIAAANKPYF, translated from the coding sequence ATGATTGAATTAAAGGGTAGAACCAAAACAGCTGTTGTAAAAGCAGAAGAAGGCTTGTCGCTGCTTGATCATGCACTTAAGCATGAGATTGATTGGAGCTTCTCTTGTGCGAGAGGAACCTGTGCCCGTTGCCGCTGCTTGGTAACCGAAGGCATGGAGCATCTTGAAGGCATTACGGACGAGGAGTGGGACCGCCTTGAGCCGGAGGAGTTTGAGGAAGGTTACCGGCTCGGCTGCCAGGCCATCGTCAAAAGTGCAGATGCGAAAATCGCAGCAGCCAACAAGCCTTATTTTTAA
- a CDS encoding YIEGIA family protein, translated as MQHFLVENKYLVGVLLGIAFGLISRLLMLRTDYRQYPTYPHGRIIHISLGVIAAALGAVAVPALFNKDYTAITFLTLAAQQFRDVRKMERETLTKIDSMELVGRGSTYIEGIAMVFEGRNYLVIMTALLTSLFGILVNIWVGMIAGVISLLVVEKLKSGKAVSHIAEVQAAKVRVDGPDLFVDNVYIMNVGLKSNQEIIAARGMGFILTPFNSNGKVTLSNLGQRQAILYDLATILGVYRDDGEPALIPMAKLDMKDGRLAVFILPQELDADKGKAVIMRVPILESAVRMPTEASVNKKGAEGNG; from the coding sequence ATGCAGCATTTTCTCGTTGAAAACAAATATTTGGTCGGTGTCCTCCTTGGGATTGCTTTTGGGCTTATCTCTCGCTTGCTCATGCTTAGGACGGATTATCGCCAGTATCCAACTTATCCTCATGGTCGAATCATCCACATATCATTAGGCGTAATTGCAGCGGCATTAGGAGCTGTTGCTGTGCCGGCGCTATTTAACAAAGATTACACTGCAATTACTTTCCTAACTTTAGCTGCTCAGCAATTTAGAGATGTGCGAAAAATGGAACGCGAAACGTTGACGAAAATCGACAGTATGGAGCTGGTAGGACGCGGTTCGACATATATTGAAGGAATCGCCATGGTATTTGAAGGGCGAAATTACTTAGTTATTATGACGGCATTGCTTACAAGTCTATTTGGGATATTAGTAAATATATGGGTGGGGATGATAGCGGGAGTTATCTCGCTCTTAGTCGTCGAGAAGCTGAAATCAGGCAAAGCTGTCTCCCATATTGCTGAGGTGCAAGCCGCGAAGGTTCGAGTGGATGGACCGGACTTGTTTGTTGATAACGTTTATATTATGAACGTAGGTTTGAAGAGCAACCAAGAAATCATTGCAGCGCGTGGCATGGGGTTTATTTTGACTCCCTTCAACTCAAATGGAAAAGTTACTTTAAGCAATCTTGGTCAACGGCAAGCTATTCTTTACGATTTGGCTACGATTTTAGGGGTATATCGCGATGATGGAGAGCCTGCTTTAATACCTATGGCGAAGCTGGATATGAAGGATGGACGATTGGCTGTATTTATATTGCCACAGGAGTTGGATGCAGATAAAGGGAAAGCAGTTATCATGCGAGTGCCGATTTTGGAATCTGCTGTTCGCATGCCGACAGAAGCATCTGTGAACAAGAAAGGGGCGGAGGGAAATGGCTGA